ACGTAGGGCTGACCCACGCGCGTCGCCTGCTCGGCGAGGATCTCCTGAGCCTGCTTCTTGGTGCCGACGAAGAGGATCGTGCCACCGTGGGCGACGGTCTCCTTGACGAAGTCGTAGGCCTTGTCGATGTAGCCGAGCGACTGCTGCAGGTCGATGATGTGGATGCCGCTGCGCTCGGTCAGGATGAAGCGCTTGACCTTCGGGTTCCACCGACGGGTCTGGTGTCCGAAGTGGACGCCGCTGTCGAGCAGCTGGCGAATGGTGACCACAGCCATGGTCATCTCCTTGTTCTGACGCGGTTGTGCGCCGTTGAGGTTGTCAAGTCGATCGGACGATCGAACTCCCTGGTGCCCGGCGCACACCCCACCCGCTCGGAAGCAGGACCTGTGGGAGTGGATGCCACGACCGAAGTCGCTCTGGGCACGCGTAGTCACCCCGAGATCGAGGTGCTCTCTCAGCATACAGGATGCCGCGGCCGTACTGTCCCTGCACCGGGAGTCGCCGGTACGGCTTCTGCACGACCTCTGCGCACGAGCTTCCTCGCCTGTTCGGCACCGTGATGCGCGGGAGGAGGATCACGGCATGAAGATCCGTGCTCTCTCAAACCCCGCCCGCTCGGTCGGGGGCATCCTCGTGCTGAGCGTCGTGCTGGTGACGGTGCCTGGCGGCTCGGTCTCCTCGACCGCGGCGGGCAGCTCGGCACAGGAGATCGCCGCGCCGGTCGGCAGCGGAAACCACCGCCTGCTGTGGCGGTGGCCTCTCGACGGCATGCGGGCGGTGGTGACGGCATACCGTGCGCCCGCCCACGAGTACGGCGCAGGTCACCGGTGGTGTCGACCTCACCGCCACGACAGGCGCGGTGGTGCGCGCCCCGGCCGAGGGAACCGTCGCCTTCTCCGGGACGGTCGTCGATCGCCCTCTCCTCACGATCGAGCATGCGGGCGGAACGGTCTCGACTTTCGAGCCGCTGGAGTCCGCGCTGTCTCCGGGCGACACCGTGTCGGCCGGAGACGAGATCGGACGGGTTGCGGCGGGCGGGCATGCGCCCCCGGGGACCATCCATCTGGGAGTCCGCGTCGACGGGCACTACATCAACCCGCTCCTCCTGTTCGGGGAGACGCGTCGAGCAGTGCTGCTCCCCTGCTGTCTGCCGTTGTGATGCGATGAGCCTCGTGGACGAGGCATCGCTGCGGATCGGCCGAGTTCTGTGAGCGGTGCACCGGAGCGCCGGCTCATCGCGCTGCGGCTGGTCAGGCTCGCGGATGCGCGAGGCGGTAGGTGGCGGTGAGGCGCTCCGCCGAGACGTGCGTGTAGATCTGGGTGGTGCCGAGGCTGGCATGGCCGAGGATCTCCTGCACGGCTCTGAGATCGGCACCGCCGTCGAGGAGGTGCGTCGCCGCAGTATGGCGCAGTGCGTGCGGTCCGACCGTCTCCGCCCCGACGAAGGGCGCCAAGACCTCGGCGACCAGGGTGTACACCGCTCGCGGGCCGATCCGTCCTCCGCGATTGCCGAGGAAGAATGCAGGCGCGGGCCGCGCCGCTCGGGCGGCGAGGGCGGGGCGTCCGCGTGTGAGGTAGCCGCCGATCGCGTCACGCGCCGGCGCTCCGAACGGCACCACCC
This genomic interval from Microbacterium hydrocarbonoxydans contains the following:
- a CDS encoding murein hydrolase activator EnvC family protein, with the protein product MRPPTSTAQVTGGVDLTATTGAVVRAPAEGTVAFSGTVVDRPLLTIEHAGGTVSTFEPLESALSPGDTVSAGDEIGRVAAGGHAPPGTIHLGVRVDGHYINPLLLFGETRRAVLLPCCLPL